From Cydia splendana chromosome 4, ilCydSple1.2, whole genome shotgun sequence, one genomic window encodes:
- the LOC134790002 gene encoding peroxisomal membrane protein PEX13-like produces MEKCSHRIHSPVSSRQHTMAAKLIVVATALALCQATPALYNGRLGFLYRDGRNFAISKAYSNNLGNQASGEASARDGSAQAYGSASGNQLTRADLVYPSQASAQAELYNAPAIPVYGSAKAVAEAQNGGAIFYAPATNRATADAQSNGGYGSASSTANNAQGSAISSAKTQGYIGSAASDAAVNTGYDNAISATKVAPAPQKRIHWRFGTLYGTPSHINTRAQADANGFNAAKSTADVHQAGSAHSAANTYGSDGSANANANVNGGYGSANRDANTYGSGFAKSAANTQGSGYGSAQSQANTHGAGFGAAKSSANTGYGSANANADVNGGAGFAKSAANNGYGSAVSSANTNGFGSARSDTNTHGFGSAHANARVN; encoded by the exons ATGGAGAAATGCTCTCACCGCATCCACTCGCCCGTGTCCTCCCGACAACACACCATGGCAGCCAAGCTGATCGTTGTAGCGACCGCCCTCGCCCTGTGCCAGGCTACCCCGGCCCTATACAACGGTAGGTTGG GTTTCTTATACCGTGATGGTCGGAATTTTGCGATCAGCAAGGCATACAGCAACAACCTCGGCAACCAGGCCTCCGGAGAAGCCTCGGCGAGAGACGGCTCCGCGCAGGCCTACGGCAGCGCCTCCGGCAACCAGCTCACCCGCGCCGACCTTGTCTACCCCTCCCAGGCCAGCGCCCAGGCCGAGCTCTACAACGCCCCCGCCATCCCCGTATACGGATCCGCTAAGGCTGTAGCTGAAGCTCAGAACGGTGGAGCCATTTTTTACGCTCCCGCTACGAACCGCGCCACCGCTGACGCTCAATCTAACGGAGGATATGGATCTGCCTCTTCTACTGCCAACAACGCTCAAGGCTCCGCTATCAGCTCGGCTAAGACTCAAGGCTACATCGGCTCAGCTGCCTCCGATGCAGCCGTGAACACCGGATACGACAATGCAATCTCTGCCACTAAAGTCGCACCTGCGCCCCAGAAGAGGATCCACTGGCGCTTCGGAACCCTCTACGGCACTCCTTCTCACATCAACACTCGCGCTCAGGCTGACGCTAACGGCTTCAACGCTGCCAAATCCACCGCTGACGTGCACCAGGCCGGCTCCGCGCACTCCGCCGCCAACACTTACGGCTCGGACGGCtccgccaacgccaacgccaacgtgAACGGAGGCTACGGCTCCGCCAACCGCGATGCCAACACCTACGGCTCCGGTTTCGCCAAGAGCGCCGCCAACACTCAAGGATCTGGCTACGGCTCCGCTCAGTCTCAGGCCAACACTCACGGCGCCGGCTTCGGCGCGGCCAAGTCGTCTGCCAACACCGGTTACGGCTCTGCCAACGCTAACGCCGACGTCAACGGAGGAGCTGGTTTCGCGAAGTCCGCAGCCAACAACGGTTATGGATCAGCAGTTTCTTCAGCCAACACCAATGGCTTCGGGTCGGCGCGCTCGGACACCAACACGCACGGATTCGGCTCGGCGCACGCTAACGCTAGAGTTAACTAA